In Aquiflexum balticum DSM 16537, a single genomic region encodes these proteins:
- a CDS encoding SusC/RagA family TonB-linked outer membrane protein translates to MAFKRTILSAFLLTITCNTILANSNSDQVKSIDEVHIDLDIREGNLENILAAIEKKTEYSFFYTEKNLKDKSKIKLNRTSGTVAEVLLEVAEKKKLHFKQINNIISVKSLPINSNEKDLKIMVNVADIRVTGTITSESGETLPGVAVFVEGTTSGTISDIDGKYSIVIPEGSTLVFSYIGFSTQKILVGNQSVINVTMVQEARALEEVVIAALGLQKTTRSIGYAATNVTSDEVTINRTPNFMNALQGKIAGVNITSLGTGPAGTSKVRIRGQSSIGGQNNPLIVINGIPIDNTNFGTRPGNQGADNSFGQRGGGVTADGGDGLSSINPDDIESMTVLKGAAASALYGSRAKDGVIMINTKTKGDKKGIGVTYNLNHTIEQPLDFTDYQYEYGQGEFGIRPTSPNPTSGQWSFGERFAPGMTQTLFDGVVVPYVPVRGRINDFFRNGQNTTNTITLATNNDKGGMNFSFSDLNSKGIVPNNTYNRKTFNFGFTHEFSKKFNVRGNINYSIENNENPPNIADQDNSIPTALYNMANSMPLDVLRDNAFNAEGNEAVYSRFRNRTNPFFTLERQFNDIKRDRVFGNITAVYNITDWLFIQGRVGQDYWSRTQRVNNFPTGQASRAAAPAGFVNGVLTEEARNFREVNADFILSATKEFGDFGVNANVGGNMMKRQSELQSTQVTDFVIRDLYTPQNGRAKDPIFDRVERGVNSLFAFAEVSYKKYLFINGTIRNDWFSTLSPENRSILYPSVSAGWVFSENTGSSDWFNFGKLRLAYAEVGSDSDVAPYSNVLFYGINANLFNNQPVGQPIGSTLPNPNLRPMRVAETEVGFEMKMFQGKLMVDLAAYNKITTDQIVSAQISDASGFINTSINSGQSRNQGVEMLVTGVPVERGNFTWEVTVNGAYNKTKVLSLLTDTPGERITVGTHVFNGELRQVVGKEMGQVTGFGYLRDEQGRKVFGGNGLPLRTPQLVEFGSALPRWTGGITNSFNYKGVSFSFLIDFRIGGVMISGTNFNAVRHGLHKMTLEGREGGVVGEGVNQAGEPNTVVAPVQSYWEIVRSQALVEPIVYDGGFWKLRQVTAGYDFTKFLPEKWPISGLRLNLVANNVLILKKWVDNIDPESFGYASDNLVGMEATGLPTTRGMGFNLNVRF, encoded by the coding sequence ATGGCCTTCAAACGCACAATTTTAAGTGCATTTCTATTGACCATAACATGCAATACCATTCTTGCAAACAGCAATTCGGACCAGGTTAAAAGTATTGATGAAGTACACATCGATCTTGACATCAGGGAAGGCAACCTAGAAAATATCCTTGCAGCTATAGAAAAGAAAACAGAATACAGTTTTTTCTATACTGAAAAAAATCTTAAGGATAAATCAAAAATTAAACTCAATAGGACTAGCGGCACTGTTGCTGAGGTCCTTTTGGAGGTTGCAGAAAAGAAAAAACTCCATTTCAAGCAAATTAATAATATCATAAGTGTAAAATCACTGCCTATTAATTCAAATGAAAAGGATTTGAAAATAATGGTCAATGTCGCAGACATTCGAGTAACTGGAACCATTACGAGTGAATCCGGCGAGACTTTGCCCGGTGTAGCAGTATTTGTGGAAGGAACCACTTCAGGAACTATTTCTGATATTGATGGAAAATACTCTATAGTTATTCCGGAAGGTTCTACATTGGTATTTTCATATATAGGTTTTTCAACACAAAAAATCTTAGTAGGAAATCAATCTGTCATCAATGTTACAATGGTTCAAGAGGCAAGAGCACTTGAAGAAGTTGTGATTGCTGCTTTGGGTCTTCAAAAAACAACAAGAAGTATCGGTTATGCCGCTACCAACGTGACTTCCGACGAAGTGACTATCAATAGAACGCCCAATTTCATGAATGCGCTTCAAGGAAAAATTGCCGGTGTAAATATAACCTCCCTTGGAACAGGACCTGCGGGCACTTCCAAAGTAAGAATCAGGGGTCAGTCGTCTATAGGTGGCCAAAACAACCCTTTGATCGTAATCAATGGTATTCCAATTGACAATACCAATTTTGGAACAAGACCTGGCAATCAAGGTGCGGATAATTCCTTTGGCCAAAGAGGCGGGGGTGTAACTGCAGATGGTGGCGATGGTCTCAGCAGTATCAACCCTGATGATATCGAAAGTATGACGGTATTGAAAGGTGCAGCAGCTTCTGCCCTTTATGGTTCAAGGGCCAAAGATGGTGTGATCATGATCAACACCAAAACCAAAGGTGACAAAAAAGGTATAGGGGTAACCTATAACCTGAACCATACCATTGAACAACCTTTGGATTTCACGGATTATCAGTACGAATATGGCCAAGGTGAATTTGGAATAAGACCTACTTCTCCAAATCCAACCTCAGGACAGTGGTCCTTTGGGGAGAGATTTGCTCCCGGTATGACCCAAACTTTATTTGACGGGGTAGTTGTACCATATGTGCCTGTTAGAGGAAGAATCAATGATTTCTTTAGAAACGGTCAGAATACTACCAACACAATTACCCTTGCAACAAATAACGATAAGGGTGGTATGAATTTCTCATTTTCAGATTTGAACAGTAAGGGAATTGTTCCAAATAATACCTACAATAGAAAAACATTCAACTTCGGCTTCACCCATGAATTCAGTAAAAAATTCAATGTCCGAGGTAATATCAATTATTCTATTGAAAACAACGAAAATCCACCCAATATTGCAGACCAGGACAATTCCATTCCAACCGCCCTTTACAATATGGCCAATTCCATGCCTTTGGATGTGTTGAGAGACAATGCCTTTAATGCAGAAGGCAATGAGGCTGTTTATTCAAGGTTTAGGAATAGGACTAATCCATTTTTTACACTTGAAAGACAATTCAATGATATCAAGAGGGATAGGGTATTTGGAAATATAACTGCTGTTTACAATATCACTGATTGGCTTTTTATTCAAGGAAGGGTTGGTCAGGATTATTGGTCAAGAACCCAGCGGGTCAATAATTTCCCAACAGGACAGGCTTCGCGGGCTGCTGCCCCTGCCGGATTTGTTAACGGAGTCTTGACTGAGGAAGCAAGGAACTTTAGAGAAGTCAATGCTGACTTCATTTTATCTGCCACCAAAGAATTTGGAGATTTTGGCGTCAATGCCAATGTGGGTGGAAACATGATGAAAAGGCAGTCTGAGCTTCAGAGCACACAGGTAACTGATTTTGTGATCAGAGATTTATATACGCCCCAAAATGGAAGGGCAAAGGATCCAATATTTGATAGAGTAGAAAGGGGCGTTAACTCTCTATTTGCTTTCGCCGAAGTTTCTTATAAGAAATACCTTTTCATTAATGGAACCATTAGAAATGACTGGTTTTCAACCCTTTCTCCGGAAAACAGAAGTATTCTTTACCCATCAGTTTCCGCAGGATGGGTGTTTTCAGAGAACACAGGTTCATCTGACTGGTTTAATTTTGGAAAACTCAGATTGGCTTATGCTGAGGTAGGTAGTGATTCTGATGTTGCACCGTATTCCAATGTTCTATTCTATGGAATCAACGCCAACCTATTTAACAATCAGCCTGTAGGACAGCCCATTGGAAGTACTCTTCCAAACCCCAATCTAAGGCCTATGCGGGTAGCAGAGACAGAAGTAGGATTTGAAATGAAAATGTTCCAAGGAAAGTTGATGGTAGATTTGGCTGCCTACAATAAGATTACCACAGATCAGATCGTAAGTGCACAAATTTCAGATGCCTCTGGATTTATCAATACATCAATTAACAGTGGTCAAAGCCGTAACCAAGGTGTGGAAATGTTGGTAACCGGTGTACCTGTGGAAAGAGGCAACTTTACTTGGGAAGTTACAGTCAATGGTGCTTATAATAAAACCAAAGTTTTAAGCCTACTTACTGACACTCCTGGTGAAAGAATTACTGTAGGTACCCATGTTTTCAATGGGGAATTGAGGCAGGTAGTCGGCAAGGAAATGGGTCAGGTAACCGGATTTGGATATTTGAGAGACGAACAAGGCAGAAAAGTTTTTGGAGGGAATGGCCTTCCCCTAAGAACCCCGCAACTGGTTGAATTTGGAAGCGCACTTCCAAGATGGACCGGAGGTATTACCAATTCATTTAACTATAAAGGTGTAAGCTTTTCATTCCTGATAGATTTCAGGATAGGTGGGGTTATGATTTCCGGTACAAACTTCAACGCCGTCAGACATGGTCTGCACAAAATGACTTTGGAAGGCAGAGAAGGTGGTGTGGTAGGAGAAGGAGTCAACCAAGCGGGAGAACCTAATACAGTTGTAGCACCTGTACAGTCTTATTGGGAAATTGTAAGATCTCAGGCATTGGTTGAACCAATAGTATATGATGGCGGATTCTGGAAATTAAGGCAAGTGACTGCAGGTTATGACTTTACTAAATTCTTACCTGAAAAATGGCCTATTTCAGGACTTAGATTGAACCTTGTAGCTAACAACGTACTCATACTCAAAAAATGGGTGGATAATATCGATCCGGAATCTTTTGGGTATGCATCTGATAACCTAGTCGGTATGGAAGCAACAGGATTGCCCACAACAAGGGGAATGGGTTTTAACCTCAATGTTAGATTCTAA
- a CDS encoding RraA family protein: MIKKYILILLTIFLTHSAIEAQQISKEEMLFLTQEWKGERFEDGRPKVSDNLLKRMRLVTHDEAWAVMKNEGYRYQYADGWQTINPDSILIGRAVTATFMPGRPDIHDAIDARGKKEGKRGQNSWPVDLLVPGDVYVVDQFGIHVDGPTIGDNVGNAIYAKSGNGIVYDGAIRDVTGLKEIGGFTSYYSSYHPSHHNQQGNLNTMLIGINKPTRIRQATVMAGDVVLGRDGGVSFIPAHLVEKVVVTSEVVRLRDMFGHERLRAGIYTAGQIDTRWSDDIERDFSAWLNEHIDELPIPREQIQEILKNRTW; the protein is encoded by the coding sequence ATGATAAAAAAATACATCCTAATACTTCTTACTATTTTTTTAACGCATTCTGCTATTGAAGCCCAACAAATTTCCAAAGAAGAAATGTTATTTCTCACGCAAGAATGGAAAGGGGAAAGATTTGAAGACGGAAGACCAAAAGTTTCTGATAACCTTTTGAAGAGAATGCGGCTCGTCACGCATGATGAAGCCTGGGCTGTCATGAAAAATGAGGGCTATAGATACCAATATGCAGACGGATGGCAAACAATCAATCCCGATAGTATTCTAATTGGCAGGGCAGTGACGGCAACATTTATGCCCGGACGCCCTGATATCCATGATGCAATTGACGCCAGAGGAAAAAAAGAAGGGAAACGTGGACAAAATTCCTGGCCTGTGGATTTATTGGTACCAGGAGATGTCTATGTAGTAGATCAATTTGGCATCCATGTGGATGGCCCAACCATAGGAGACAATGTAGGTAATGCGATTTATGCAAAATCCGGCAATGGGATTGTCTATGATGGTGCAATTAGGGATGTAACGGGGTTAAAAGAAATTGGCGGATTCACCTCCTATTATTCAAGCTATCATCCCTCCCATCATAACCAACAAGGAAATCTAAATACCATGCTGATCGGAATCAATAAACCCACCAGAATACGACAGGCAACCGTGATGGCGGGTGATGTGGTGTTGGGTAGAGACGGTGGCGTTTCTTTTATTCCCGCACATCTTGTAGAAAAAGTGGTCGTTACCTCTGAGGTCGTCAGATTAAGGGATATGTTCGGACATGAAAGGCTCCGGGCTGGAATATATACCGCAGGTCAGATTGATACGAGATGGTCAGATGATATTGAAAGGGATTTTTCAGCCTGGCTCAATGAGCATATTGATGAACTGCCCATTCCCAGAGAACAGATACAGGAAATCTTGAAAAACAGGACCTGGTAA
- a CDS encoding mandelate racemase/muconate lactonizing enzyme family protein: MTTDNKRRSFLQRSLMAGFASTLAIPSFGSGLIKAVENGPKYSNPSDLKITGISTAYMSGHGTHMFVKLTTNQGITGYGEAMDAVRGTYGVATGTVGWDNMTQFLIGQNPLEINKIVEQILRRGHFGGAQGGMYVAVLTGIEIALWDLAGKAMNQPVYRLMGGKFRDKIRLYCDSASSSESPEDMAAGAMDVKNAGFTAIKFDIDWAGDPSKQDEFNRTASNGEIDRMVKQITAVREAIGMNMDLCLDAHGRYDLPSGIQIAKEMEQFKLMFLEEPIPAENLDSLREITSQTTTPICTGENQYLAHDFRKILEKKAADIVMPDLHKCGGLGEGQRIANLANLYYVPVAPHMVASPFGAMAACHCCASISNFLCLEWHWFSKWKQWDELILEAPLIKDGYIHLTDKPGVGVTPNEDAIRKYAVKDAPFFQPN; this comes from the coding sequence ATGACCACAGACAACAAAAGACGCTCATTTCTGCAAAGAAGCTTGATGGCAGGATTTGCCTCAACGCTGGCAATCCCAAGCTTTGGCTCAGGTTTGATCAAAGCTGTTGAGAATGGACCTAAATATTCCAACCCATCAGATTTGAAAATAACGGGTATCTCTACAGCCTACATGAGTGGTCATGGAACCCATATGTTTGTGAAATTAACAACTAATCAAGGAATCACCGGATATGGGGAGGCTATGGATGCAGTAAGGGGAACTTACGGAGTTGCAACAGGAACAGTAGGCTGGGATAATATGACGCAATTTTTAATCGGTCAAAATCCCCTTGAGATAAATAAAATAGTAGAACAGATTCTCCGCAGAGGTCATTTTGGGGGTGCTCAGGGGGGAATGTATGTAGCTGTACTTACAGGAATTGAAATTGCTCTTTGGGATTTGGCCGGCAAAGCAATGAACCAGCCGGTTTACCGCCTAATGGGCGGTAAATTCAGAGATAAAATCAGGCTCTATTGTGACAGTGCCAGTAGTTCCGAAAGCCCTGAAGATATGGCTGCCGGGGCAATGGATGTTAAAAACGCAGGATTCACCGCCATAAAATTTGATATTGATTGGGCAGGAGACCCTTCCAAACAGGATGAATTTAACAGAACGGCTTCCAATGGTGAAATTGATAGGATGGTAAAACAGATTACCGCCGTCAGGGAGGCAATAGGAATGAATATGGATTTGTGCCTGGATGCTCATGGAAGATATGATCTACCTTCAGGAATTCAGATTGCCAAAGAAATGGAACAGTTTAAATTGATGTTTTTGGAAGAACCTATTCCTGCAGAAAACCTCGATAGCCTACGTGAGATAACCAGTCAGACCACTACCCCAATTTGTACGGGCGAAAACCAATATTTAGCACATGATTTCAGAAAAATTCTGGAAAAAAAAGCTGCTGACATCGTCATGCCTGACCTTCATAAATGTGGAGGGCTGGGTGAAGGTCAAAGGATTGCCAATCTCGCTAACCTCTATTATGTACCCGTAGCGCCACACATGGTAGCCTCTCCATTCGGTGCCATGGCCGCCTGCCATTGTTGTGCTTCCATTTCCAATTTCCTTTGTTTGGAATGGCATTGGTTCTCAAAATGGAAACAATGGGATGAATTGATCCTTGAAGCACCTTTGATTAAGGATGGATACATTCATCTCACTGATAAGCCCGGTGTAGGGGTCACTCCAAACGAAGATGCTATCAGAAAGTATGCAGTAAAGGATGCCCCTTTCTTTCAACCCAATTAA
- a CDS encoding SusD/RagB family nutrient-binding outer membrane lipoprotein — MKKIIKYLWIVLFLGYSTSCDQNFDELNTNTVAATNIDAMFQINQAIISSSPSSFGILVYEVGAVQQVISPNSGVLTGANFNQDNRSSTQSNWQQYYRNVIKNTKDALNRIQDNPLRNNLVQMARILQANAFMVLTDSYGSIPYRQAGAGFSDQIFFPEYDSQEFIYTEIIKELEEATAALSTTGRVETADVLYGGDVEKWRKFGYSLLLRAGMRISKANPTLAQQTVAKAFTGGVITSNLDNAFVRHDANYLNPAGNTLNATEASNFYLTEPFVNFLKNSNDPRLRSIAVRYVGATSGPEQTVARESYDPALQIGMPMGNDNSTVVQVAADLGLASFYDFSQVDRRRMMKQTSPSFMVTASQSLLLLAEARQVGWISTGTVQEYFQQGIRAHMLQMAQIDSKMEIPIAEIDAYIAANQISDATAIRQINEQYWISSFMNGPEAFANFRRSGFPVLAPNPFPGREVLFINRLTYPNSEISVNSENVQAAIQAQGPDDLETKVWWNK; from the coding sequence ATGAAAAAGATAATAAAATATTTATGGATAGTTTTGTTCTTGGGGTACAGCACCTCCTGTGATCAAAATTTTGATGAACTCAACACCAATACGGTTGCGGCAACTAATATTGATGCCATGTTCCAAATCAATCAGGCGATTATCTCGTCTTCACCTTCTTCATTTGGTATTTTGGTGTATGAAGTGGGCGCAGTGCAGCAGGTGATTTCTCCAAACTCAGGTGTACTTACAGGGGCTAATTTCAATCAGGACAACAGGTCATCTACCCAGTCAAACTGGCAACAGTACTATAGGAATGTGATCAAAAACACCAAAGATGCGCTTAACAGGATTCAGGATAATCCTTTAAGGAATAATTTGGTTCAAATGGCCAGAATACTTCAGGCAAATGCCTTTATGGTCTTGACTGATTCTTATGGTTCTATCCCGTATAGACAAGCTGGGGCAGGTTTCAGTGACCAGATATTCTTTCCTGAATATGATTCCCAAGAATTCATATACACTGAAATAATCAAGGAACTGGAGGAAGCTACAGCCGCTCTAAGTACAACTGGACGGGTTGAAACAGCCGATGTGCTATATGGAGGAGATGTGGAAAAATGGCGTAAGTTTGGTTATTCTTTATTGTTGAGAGCAGGAATGAGAATTAGTAAAGCTAATCCTACTTTGGCCCAACAAACTGTCGCAAAAGCATTTACAGGCGGTGTCATTACCTCCAATCTTGACAATGCTTTTGTAAGACATGATGCCAATTACCTCAATCCGGCAGGCAATACCCTCAATGCAACGGAGGCATCAAACTTTTACCTTACTGAGCCATTTGTGAATTTCTTAAAAAACTCAAATGATCCCAGATTGCGTTCAATTGCCGTAAGATATGTAGGTGCCACCTCAGGTCCTGAACAAACAGTTGCCAGAGAGTCTTATGATCCAGCGCTTCAAATCGGCATGCCTATGGGTAATGACAATTCAACTGTTGTACAGGTAGCCGCTGACCTGGGTTTGGCGAGTTTTTATGATTTCAGTCAAGTAGATAGGAGAAGAATGATGAAACAGACCTCTCCTAGTTTTATGGTGACAGCCTCCCAATCCTTGCTTTTACTAGCAGAAGCAAGACAGGTGGGATGGATTTCTACAGGGACAGTACAAGAATATTTCCAGCAGGGAATCAGGGCTCATATGCTTCAAATGGCCCAAATTGATTCCAAAATGGAAATTCCGATTGCTGAAATTGATGCCTATATCGCTGCAAACCAGATTTCGGATGCAACAGCGATCCGTCAAATCAATGAACAATATTGGATATCTTCCTTCATGAATGGACCGGAAGCTTTCGCAAATTTCAGAAGAAGTGGATTTCCTGTTCTTGCACCAAATCCCTTCCCGGGAAGAGAGGTGCTTTTTATCAATAGGTTAACCTATCCAAATTCTGAGATTTCTGTGAATTCTGAAAATGTTCAAGCGGCAATCCAAGCGCAGGGACCAGACGATTTAGAAACAAAAGTCTGGTGGAATAAATAA
- a CDS encoding FecR family protein: MKYHKKDIDKFFAGKFSKKEAKEFLNWLDSPDGEETYKTIIEQEWQAEVGEDEEGDIIQETELETFSKNKNPKKINSLKPKIWLGLAASISLIFSVSFILYLHPNAEFGEITESLAEVKTIIKSTPKGVKKTIKLPDGSMVALNSDSKLTFAEDFLQNRTVYLEGEGFFEVVKDEQHPFSVITENISTTALGTSFNIKAYSGNPEIQVVLASGKVKVENKLDNSFHEILPGEATKYSTINQTLKKEIVDVASILKWKDGILHFEKVPFNIIIEDLERWYGVDFQVIGTDKLPEYKCSGSFKPHEYLSNVLKALSYSVEFEYRIENESVILKFN; encoded by the coding sequence ATGAAATACCATAAAAAAGATATTGATAAGTTTTTTGCCGGGAAGTTTTCAAAGAAAGAAGCAAAGGAATTTTTGAATTGGCTTGATTCTCCTGATGGAGAAGAAACCTATAAAACAATTATTGAGCAAGAATGGCAAGCAGAAGTTGGTGAGGATGAAGAAGGTGATATAATTCAGGAAACTGAACTTGAAACTTTTAGCAAAAACAAGAATCCAAAAAAAATTAATTCTCTAAAACCTAAAATATGGCTGGGACTCGCAGCCTCAATATCCCTGATTTTTTCGGTAAGTTTTATTCTTTACTTACATCCCAATGCAGAATTTGGAGAGATAACCGAATCACTCGCAGAAGTAAAAACAATCATCAAGAGTACGCCAAAAGGTGTCAAGAAGACCATAAAACTTCCTGATGGTTCGATGGTAGCTTTAAATTCAGATAGCAAATTGACTTTCGCGGAGGACTTCCTCCAGAACAGAACGGTCTATCTAGAAGGAGAAGGATTTTTTGAAGTTGTAAAGGATGAACAGCATCCTTTCTCTGTCATTACAGAAAATATCTCTACGACCGCTCTTGGTACCAGTTTTAACATAAAGGCCTATTCTGGAAATCCAGAAATACAGGTCGTTTTGGCTTCCGGCAAAGTGAAAGTTGAAAATAAATTGGACAATTCATTCCATGAAATATTACCGGGAGAGGCCACCAAATATTCCACAATCAATCAAACCCTAAAAAAAGAAATTGTTGATGTAGCCTCAATCTTAAAATGGAAAGATGGTATTCTCCATTTCGAAAAGGTCCCCTTCAATATAATCATTGAGGATTTGGAAAGGTGGTATGGCGTAGATTTTCAAGTTATCGGAACAGATAAATTACCGGAATATAAATGTTCAGGAAGCTTCAAACCTCATGAATACCTATCGAATGTCCTAAAAGCCTTGAGTTACTCAGTGGAATTCGAATATAGAATAGAAAATGAAAGTGTGATTTTGAAATTCAATTAA
- a CDS encoding mandelate racemase/muconate lactonizing enzyme family protein produces MTTKKDSRRSFIQKGLVAGLTGGALLSTFGQGLSAAVNRQSPFSNPSDLKITDIKCGYVRGALYVKIYTNQDVWGCGEAVDAIHGTYHLVKRLGNQIKGQSPLNPNRLAEQIRKGAFFGGAQSGVFVAVLTAIETALWDITGKVFGVPVYQLLGGKYRDKIRVYCDTALYTSTNPTPQDYADAATDAVNRGYNAVKFDVDDGRDPNKYDRFNWTASPAEIDRMYNAIAAVREAVGPNIDICVDMHGRYDAVTGLKMAKLYEDLNLMWLEEPIPADNPEVYKSITSQTTTPICTGENIYLAYGFTRLLSESAVDIIMPDIQKAGGLGEAQRIANLSNLYYVPFAPHMVASFLGAMASCHVCASVPNFMIMEWQIYMDKDQLWKDIVTYDGPRTENSFITLSEKPGIGVEINEEGMKKYAVKDIPFFE; encoded by the coding sequence ATGACTACTAAAAAAGACAGCAGAAGATCGTTTATTCAAAAAGGATTGGTGGCAGGCCTAACAGGCGGAGCTTTATTAAGCACTTTTGGCCAAGGTCTAAGTGCGGCAGTCAATAGACAATCACCTTTTTCCAATCCTTCTGACTTAAAAATCACCGATATAAAATGCGGCTATGTAAGAGGAGCTCTTTATGTGAAAATATATACCAATCAGGATGTTTGGGGCTGTGGCGAAGCGGTTGATGCCATCCATGGGACCTACCATCTTGTCAAAAGATTGGGTAATCAGATCAAAGGCCAAAGTCCATTGAACCCAAACCGTCTTGCTGAACAGATCCGGAAAGGCGCATTTTTTGGTGGAGCACAATCGGGAGTTTTTGTCGCAGTACTTACTGCAATTGAAACAGCACTTTGGGATATTACAGGCAAAGTCTTTGGAGTGCCGGTATATCAACTGCTCGGTGGAAAATACAGGGATAAAATCAGGGTATATTGTGATACCGCATTATACACCTCCACCAATCCTACACCCCAGGATTACGCCGATGCTGCTACCGACGCTGTAAACAGAGGATATAACGCAGTTAAATTTGATGTGGATGATGGGCGAGACCCAAACAAATACGATAGATTCAATTGGACCGCGAGTCCAGCCGAAATTGACAGGATGTACAATGCCATTGCTGCTGTAAGGGAAGCCGTCGGTCCAAACATCGATATCTGTGTGGATATGCATGGAAGATATGATGCTGTCACAGGATTGAAAATGGCCAAATTGTATGAGGATCTGAATCTCATGTGGCTGGAAGAACCAATACCTGCTGATAACCCCGAGGTTTACAAATCCATCACATCACAAACAACGACTCCAATATGTACGGGTGAAAATATTTACCTGGCCTATGGCTTTACAAGGTTATTGTCCGAGTCTGCCGTAGATATCATTATGCCGGATATCCAAAAAGCCGGTGGATTGGGTGAGGCCCAACGTATTGCCAATCTTTCCAACCTCTACTATGTACCATTTGCACCCCATATGGTAGCATCTTTCTTAGGTGCAATGGCCAGTTGTCATGTCTGTGCTTCGGTACCAAACTTCATGATCATGGAATGGCAGATATATATGGACAAAGACCAATTATGGAAAGATATTGTCACTTATGATGGGCCAAGAACAGAAAACAGTTTTATTACCTTGTCAGAAAAACCCGGTATCGGTGTGGAAATCAATGAGGAAGGAATGAAAAAATACGCTGTTAAAGACATACCGTTCTTTGAATAG
- a CDS encoding sigma-70 family RNA polymerase sigma factor — MNKVKINSIDIKFLVSGLKSGDEKSFCELYNFFKPKIFYTSKKMNLSSEDAEETVQEVFLIIWKNRHNLNCELSFNAYLLTILKSIIIKKAKKEARRMAYEVYEISTMETSSNETEKQIEYREFEEISHAEIEKLPKTQKEIFKMKNYENLASGEIAEKLSISKRTVESHIYSATKSVKQKLLTKYMIPAKSLVFGIISQFL, encoded by the coding sequence GTGAATAAAGTTAAAATCAATTCCATCGATATAAAATTTTTAGTCTCCGGATTAAAGAGTGGAGATGAGAAATCATTTTGTGAATTGTATAATTTTTTTAAGCCAAAAATTTTTTACACTTCAAAAAAAATGAATCTATCCTCAGAAGATGCGGAAGAGACTGTTCAGGAAGTTTTTTTGATTATCTGGAAAAACAGACATAATCTCAATTGTGAACTATCATTTAATGCCTATTTGCTTACCATCTTGAAATCAATCATTATTAAAAAGGCCAAAAAAGAAGCGAGAAGAATGGCTTATGAGGTTTATGAAATTTCAACCATGGAAACCTCCTCGAATGAAACGGAAAAACAAATTGAATACAGAGAGTTTGAAGAGATCTCCCACGCGGAAATAGAAAAACTGCCAAAGACCCAAAAGGAAATTTTCAAAATGAAGAATTATGAAAATCTTGCCTCCGGAGAAATTGCTGAAAAATTAAGTATCTCAAAAAGAACGGTAGAAAGCCATATTTATTCCGCAACTAAATCTGTCAAACAAAAACTTTTAACCAAATATATGATACCGGCAAAATCTTTGGTCTTTGGGATTATTTCACAGTTTTTATAG